DNA from Flavobacteriales bacterium:
ACTTCCTGATAGACGAAGGAACATTCGAAGAGATCGGAATGCTGGTCACTCACCGATCGACTAATTTTGGGCTGGACAAACAAAAGATCTTAGGGGACGGAGTAGTCACTGGATACGGTCGTGTCAACGGTCGGTTGGTGTATGTTTTTGCTCAAGATTTTACCGTATTAGGAGGCTCGTTGGCCGAAGCTCATGCTCAGAAGATCTGTCGGATCATGGATTTGGCGATGCAGAATGGCGCACCGGTGATCGGATTGAACGATTCGGGTGGTGCTCGTATTCAAGAAGGCGTTGTTTCGCTCGGTGGATATGCCGATATCTTCTACAGAAATACAAGGGCAAGCGGGGTAATTCCTCAGCTTTCGGCCATTATGGGACCTTGCGCCGGGGGTGCTGTATATAGCCCCGCATTAACGGACTTCATTCACATGGTAGAAGGAACTAGCTATATGTTCGTTACTGGTCCGAACGTGGTCAAGACGGTTACTCTTGAAGAAGTAACGGCCGAAGAGCTCGGAGGAGCCTCGGCGCATTCTACGAAAAGTGGGGTTGCTCATTTTACCGCTGCAAATGAGATCGCCGTTATTAAGCAATTAAAAGACTTGCTGAGCTATATCCCTCAAAACTGTGAGGAGGAACCGCCCGTGATTCCTTACGAAAGCTCAGATGAAAAGCGCCCTGATCTCAATCAGATAATTCCCGAAAACCCAAATCAGCCATACGGTATCAAAGAGGTTATCTCAGGAGTTTGCGATGCGGACTCGTTCATGGAAGTCCACAAGGACTACGCTGAGAACATCGTGGTTGGATTCGCTCGCTTGGCGGGTAAGAGCATTGGCATCGTGGCCAATCAACCGGCCTTTCTCGCCGGAGTACTGAACATCGAGGCCTCACAGAAGGCTGGTCGTTTTGTTCGTTTCTGCGATAGCTTTAATATTCCGCTATTGGTCTTTGAAGACGTACCTGGATTTTTGCCGGGTACCGATCAAGAATGGAACGGGATCATTAGCCATGGGGCAAAACTATTGTACGCCTTCAGCGAAGCCACCGTTCCACGTGTTACGGTGATCACTCGCAAGGCATATGGCGGTGCCTATGATGTAATGAATTCGAAGCATATCGGTGCCGATATGAACTTTGCCTGGCCAACGGCCGAGATTGCCGTAATGGGCGCCAAAGGTGCTGCGGAGATCATTTTCCGAAAAGAAATTGCCTCAGCGGACGACCCAGCAGCCAAGCACGCGGAGAAAGAAGCGGAATATGCGGAGCTCTTCGCCCATCCTTATAACGCTGCTGCACGTGAATATGTAGACGAAGTCATTAAACCGGAAGTCACCCGCGAAAAACTTATTCGCGCATTTGAGATGCTCAAGAACAAAGTAGATCAGTTGCCGAAGAAGAAACACGGGAACATTCCTTTATAATTTGAACTGAAACAAAAACTATCTGAAATGAAAAAAGCAATCTCCTTTGTGTTCGCCGTGATCGCGAGCGCTTCATTGATGTCCTTTGGGTCGGCTGATTCAGGAAACCAACTGTCGATCGGCGATAATATGCCTATGGCGCACATTAAAATGGCTGGAGTTGACGGCAATGAAGTCAATCTTCGCGAGGCCATGAAGCCAAACGGTTTGTTGGTGATCTTTACGTGTAACACCTGTCCCTTTGTTTTGGAATGGGAAGAAACGTACAACGACCTCTACGAGGTAGCTTCTGGAAACAACATGGGTATGATTCTCGTGAACTCCAATGAAGCTAAAAGAACCGGCGATGACAGCATGGAAGAAATGATCGCCCATGCCAAAGCGCAGAACTATGCCGCTCCTTACGTGATTGATGAGAATCATGTCGTGGCAGATGCATTTGGTGCCAACACGACTCCTCACGTGTACCTATTTGACAAAAACCTCAGCTTGATCTATACCGGTTGTATCGACGATCGTTATGAGAACAGCGAAAAGGCGGTTACTAAAACGTATTTAGTTGACGCAATGAACGCGTATTCAGATAAGGCCGCGATAGATCCGGCTGTGACGAAAAACAAAGGATGCAGTATTAAGCGCGTCAAAAAGTAATAACGAGAAAATAGGTTCTTCATGAACATCCTGGTCCTTGGGTCGGGTGGGCGCGAGCATGCTTTAAGCTGGAAGATCGCCCAAAGCCCGGAAGTTGACAACATATATATAGGTCCCGGGAATGGGGGTACGGGTTTAGTTGGAACTAATGTTCCGCTCAACCCCAACGATTTTAGCTCCATTGCCGAGTTCATTCGGGATAATGAAATAGACGGTGTTGTCGTTGGGCCAGAAGATCCATTGGTCAACGGTGTTCGAGATGCGTTGGAAGCGGAGTTCTCACATGACCAACTTTGGATCATAGGTCCCGGGAATGGTGGTGCTCAATTAGAAGGATCCAAGGAGTTTGCCAAGAATTTCATGGAGCGGCACAACATCCCGACTGCACGGAATAAAAGTGTGGACAGCTCGAATCTGGCCGAAGGCCATCGTCTTTTGGAATCGTTTTCGCCGCCCTATGTATTGAAGGCGGACGGCCTCGCGGCCGGAAAAGGTGTTTTGATCCTCGATGACCTCGACGAGGCGAAGTCGGAGTTGAGTGCTATGCTCGACGGGAAATTTGGCGATGCGAGTGCGAAGGTCGTTGTGGAGGAGTACTTGGCCGGTATAGAGCTGTCGGTATTCGTTTTAACGGATGGCGAAACCTACCGCTTGTTGCCATCGGCAAAGGATTACAAACGGATCGGGGAAGGTGATACGGGCTTGAATACGGGCGGAATGGGCGCGATAAGCCCCGTGCCTCATGCCGATGATGCATTTTTGTCCAAGGTAGAAGAGCGTATCGTGAAACCAACGGTCGATGGCCTCAAGAAGGATGGGATTCCCTACTGTGGATTCATCTTTTTGGGACTCATGAAGGTGGGAGACGATCCTTATGTGATCGAGTACAACGTTCGAATGGGTGACCCGGAAACCGAGGTGGTGTTACCCCGACTAAAAGGTGATTTTGCAGAGATCATGAAGGCTACCGGAACTGGTACATTGGATAAAGTGTCGGTGGAAACCGTGGACGAAACG
Protein-coding regions in this window:
- a CDS encoding acyl-CoA carboxylase subunit beta encodes the protein MSKKFKELDNKIAEAQKGGGEKRIKAQHDKGKLTARERIHFLIDEGTFEEIGMLVTHRSTNFGLDKQKILGDGVVTGYGRVNGRLVYVFAQDFTVLGGSLAEAHAQKICRIMDLAMQNGAPVIGLNDSGGARIQEGVVSLGGYADIFYRNTRASGVIPQLSAIMGPCAGGAVYSPALTDFIHMVEGTSYMFVTGPNVVKTVTLEEVTAEELGGASAHSTKSGVAHFTAANEIAVIKQLKDLLSYIPQNCEEEPPVIPYESSDEKRPDLNQIIPENPNQPYGIKEVISGVCDADSFMEVHKDYAENIVVGFARLAGKSIGIVANQPAFLAGVLNIEASQKAGRFVRFCDSFNIPLLVFEDVPGFLPGTDQEWNGIISHGAKLLYAFSEATVPRVTVITRKAYGGAYDVMNSKHIGADMNFAWPTAEIAVMGAKGAAEIIFRKEIASADDPAAKHAEKEAEYAELFAHPYNAAAREYVDEVIKPEVTREKLIRAFEMLKNKVDQLPKKKHGNIPL
- a CDS encoding redoxin domain-containing protein, with translation MKKAISFVFAVIASASLMSFGSADSGNQLSIGDNMPMAHIKMAGVDGNEVNLREAMKPNGLLVIFTCNTCPFVLEWEETYNDLYEVASGNNMGMILVNSNEAKRTGDDSMEEMIAHAKAQNYAAPYVIDENHVVADAFGANTTPHVYLFDKNLSLIYTGCIDDRYENSEKAVTKTYLVDAMNAYSDKAAIDPAVTKNKGCSIKRVKK
- the purD gene encoding phosphoribosylamine--glycine ligase, whose amino-acid sequence is MNILVLGSGGREHALSWKIAQSPEVDNIYIGPGNGGTGLVGTNVPLNPNDFSSIAEFIRDNEIDGVVVGPEDPLVNGVRDALEAEFSHDQLWIIGPGNGGAQLEGSKEFAKNFMERHNIPTARNKSVDSSNLAEGHRLLESFSPPYVLKADGLAAGKGVLILDDLDEAKSELSAMLDGKFGDASAKVVVEEYLAGIELSVFVLTDGETYRLLPSAKDYKRIGEGDTGLNTGGMGAISPVPHADDAFLSKVEERIVKPTVDGLKKDGIPYCGFIFLGLMKVGDDPYVIEYNVRMGDPETEVVLPRLKGDFAEIMKATGTGTLDKVSVETVDETAVTVMLVSGGYPESYEKGKQITGVGDVEESIVFHAGTKLEDGVLKTSGGRVIAVTSMADDRQEALRKSYASASRIEFDKMNYRKDIGFDLD